In Nocardia sp. NBC_00403, one DNA window encodes the following:
- a CDS encoding LysE family translocator, producing the protein MSVWMGLVSFAAVAGLLTLVPGVDTALVLRAAIVRGSPHAFATALGVGTGVLVWGAAAACGLSVLLTTSHLAYTVLRIAGAVYLVWLGVKTLVTLWRGRGSTAGDGDGDASGGLLRAWARGAATNLLNPKIGVFYIAMLPQFIPPEAPHLAMGVALAVVHDIEGMLWFSVLIFGVQFTRTWIARPSVKRAMEAMTGSVLLAFGVKLALSETP; encoded by the coding sequence ATGAGTGTCTGGATGGGCCTGGTTTCCTTCGCCGCTGTGGCAGGACTGCTCACGCTGGTTCCCGGCGTGGACACCGCACTGGTGCTGCGCGCCGCCATTGTCCGAGGCTCCCCCCACGCCTTCGCGACGGCGCTCGGCGTGGGGACCGGTGTGCTGGTCTGGGGCGCGGCTGCGGCGTGCGGCCTTTCGGTGTTGCTGACCACCTCGCATCTGGCCTACACGGTGTTGCGGATCGCGGGCGCGGTGTACCTCGTCTGGCTCGGCGTCAAGACCTTGGTCACGCTGTGGCGCGGTCGTGGGTCCACCGCCGGCGACGGCGACGGCGACGCGAGCGGTGGCCTGCTGCGCGCGTGGGCGCGCGGTGCGGCCACCAATCTCCTCAATCCGAAGATCGGCGTCTTCTACATCGCGATGCTGCCCCAGTTCATCCCGCCGGAGGCGCCACACCTGGCGATGGGGGTGGCGCTCGCGGTGGTCCACGACATCGAGGGAATGCTGTGGTTCAGTGTGCTGATATTCGGCGTGCAGTTTACGAGAACGTGGATAGCCCGCCCCTCGGTCAAGCGAGCGATGGAAGCGATGACCGGCTCGGTCCTGCTGGCTTTCGGAGTGAAGCTGGCATTGTCCGAGACGCCGTGA
- a CDS encoding peptide ABC transporter substrate-binding protein has translation MRFTRATALIATALLATSVGLSACSSSDNAEADIVTTNGGEPQNPLVPTNTNENMGSRVTDRLFAGLKYYDANGVAHDEVAESIKSTDRKNYTITIKPDWKFTDGTTVTAKSFVDAWNYGAFGTNAQLQGSVFDPILGYDEVSAEKPTAQTMSGLKVVDERTFTVELKQPSIDFETALGFIAFYPLPEVAFKDMKAFGANPVGNGPYKFETWEHNVEIDLAPNPDYRGGRPAKNKGLRFVMYQSFDTAYSDLLAGNLDTLDIIPDSALSTYKKDLGDRAITKPIAYKACLGIQTNVPHFGGEEGLLRRKALSMAINREQISENIFQGLRKPARDFTASTLPGFNGNLPGSEVLKYNPEEAKKVWAQADAMSPWSGRYEIAYNSDGGHQAWVEAVANSIKNTLGIDAVGAPSPTFKNIRDLVNSRAIGKAFRYGWQGDYPTMLQFLTSMYYSFSTINNVDYKNPELDALLDAALAAATLEESYKIVAQAQTLLIKDMADIPLFDYVAAAGRSDRVKKAELTWNGLFDFEGIEK, from the coding sequence TTGAGATTCACCAGAGCTACAGCGTTGATCGCGACGGCACTGCTTGCCACAAGTGTCGGGCTGTCCGCATGTTCGTCGAGCGACAATGCCGAGGCCGATATCGTCACGACGAATGGCGGCGAGCCACAGAACCCCTTGGTGCCCACCAATACCAACGAGAATATGGGCAGTCGTGTCACCGATCGACTGTTCGCGGGTCTGAAGTATTACGACGCGAACGGGGTAGCCCATGACGAGGTGGCGGAGTCGATCAAGTCGACGGATCGGAAGAACTACACGATCACCATCAAGCCGGACTGGAAGTTCACCGATGGCACGACCGTGACGGCGAAGTCGTTCGTCGACGCCTGGAACTACGGCGCATTCGGCACCAATGCGCAGTTGCAGGGCTCGGTGTTCGACCCGATCCTCGGATACGACGAGGTGTCGGCGGAAAAGCCGACGGCACAGACGATGTCGGGGCTGAAAGTCGTCGACGAACGAACCTTCACCGTGGAGTTGAAGCAACCGTCCATCGATTTCGAGACCGCATTGGGCTTCATCGCGTTCTATCCGCTGCCCGAGGTTGCGTTCAAGGACATGAAGGCCTTCGGTGCGAACCCGGTCGGCAACGGGCCGTACAAGTTCGAAACGTGGGAGCACAACGTCGAGATCGATCTGGCGCCCAACCCCGATTATCGAGGCGGGCGCCCGGCCAAGAACAAGGGCCTGCGATTTGTGATGTACCAGTCGTTCGACACGGCCTACTCCGATCTGCTGGCGGGCAATCTCGATACCCTCGATATCATCCCGGACTCAGCACTCTCGACCTACAAAAAAGATCTGGGCGACCGGGCGATCACCAAGCCGATCGCGTACAAAGCGTGCCTCGGCATCCAGACCAATGTTCCGCACTTCGGCGGCGAGGAGGGTCTGCTGCGCCGCAAAGCGTTGTCGATGGCAATCAATCGAGAACAGATCTCCGAGAACATCTTCCAGGGTCTCAGGAAGCCCGCGCGTGATTTCACCGCGAGCACCCTGCCCGGATTCAACGGCAACCTGCCGGGCTCCGAGGTATTGAAGTACAACCCGGAGGAGGCCAAGAAGGTGTGGGCGCAGGCGGATGCCATGTCACCGTGGTCGGGTCGTTACGAGATCGCCTACAACTCCGACGGCGGCCACCAAGCGTGGGTCGAAGCGGTCGCGAACAGTATCAAGAACACCCTCGGTATCGATGCGGTCGGTGCGCCGTCTCCGACGTTCAAAAACATTCGGGACCTGGTGAATTCGAGGGCCATCGGTAAAGCGTTCCGTTACGGCTGGCAGGGCGATTACCCCACCATGCTGCAGTTCCTGACCTCCATGTACTACAGCTTCTCCACGATCAACAATGTCGACTACAAGAACCCCGAGTTGGACGCCCTGCTCGATGCGGCGCTCGCCGCTGCGACCTTGGAGGAGTCCTACAAGATCGTGGCCCAGGCTCAGACTCTGCTGATCAAGGACATGGCCGACATCCCGCTGTTCGATTACGTTGCTGCCGCGGGACGGTCGGACCGAGTGAAGAAGGCCGAGCTCACCTGGAACGGGCTGTTCGACTTCGAAGGAATCGAGAAGTAG
- a CDS encoding dienelactone hydrolase family protein, whose amino-acid sequence MSVPVLAMHGTQDVVCPMGMVQALSEEMDNAGNDATIVLYTGTHHAFYNPEAGTDPTARLVYSATAEARSRDMIDEFLAQTLTSAAVPVDHATSPKGSDDRWIRGQRAFESLLSEGIRRTTSALRWSTSRACRGFAPSLTRRAR is encoded by the coding sequence GTGTCGGTGCCGGTCCTTGCCATGCACGGCACACAGGATGTCGTGTGCCCGATGGGCATGGTTCAGGCCCTGTCCGAGGAGATGGACAACGCAGGCAACGACGCCACGATCGTCCTCTACACCGGCACCCACCACGCCTTCTACAACCCTGAAGCGGGCACCGATCCGACGGCTCGCCTCGTCTACTCGGCGACGGCCGAGGCGCGCTCCCGGGACATGATCGATGAGTTCTTGGCGCAGACATTGACCTCAGCCGCGGTGCCGGTCGACCACGCGACGAGCCCGAAGGGATCGGATGATCGGTGGATCCGAGGACAACGTGCATTCGAATCGCTACTGTCCGAGGGCATTAGGCGAACCACATCGGCATTGCGGTGGTCGACCTCACGTGCGTGCCGTGGATTCGCTCCTTCTCTAACCAGGAGAGCGCGTTGA
- a CDS encoding N-acetylglucosamine kinase, whose amino-acid sequence MTSYVLAVDLGKTSCRGSLRVDGGQTRYAEGRGSPALANAGGVAAAEHAIRAVIDQIAPTTPFVLSVGAAGAASDPEAAAVLAQHLAAVRTISSVAAASVAVTSDAVTAHAGALGGSPGVVLTAGTGAVATAVDAAGRFTRVDGWGPLLGDEGSGGWIGSEGLRAVLRAHDGRAPRTALVDAVGELYGITLDELPKYLGQQDNPTLIAARFAPFVATAAATDETAATIMTAAGGALARTVLAAIDRSGIRPPVPYAITGGLLKLGAALLDPLDHSIAHAIDRRAPLGDPIDGAALLALDPTTALEALVARIV is encoded by the coding sequence ATGACCAGCTATGTCCTCGCCGTCGACCTCGGCAAGACAAGCTGTCGGGGCTCCTTGCGGGTCGACGGCGGCCAGACTCGATACGCCGAAGGGCGGGGCTCCCCCGCCCTCGCGAACGCGGGCGGCGTTGCCGCGGCGGAGCATGCGATTCGCGCCGTCATCGACCAGATCGCTCCGACAACGCCTTTCGTCCTGTCTGTTGGTGCGGCGGGGGCCGCGTCCGATCCGGAGGCTGCCGCGGTCCTCGCGCAACACCTGGCCGCGGTGCGCACCATTTCCTCGGTCGCCGCCGCATCGGTCGCGGTGACCTCCGACGCCGTCACCGCCCATGCGGGAGCGCTCGGCGGATCACCGGGTGTCGTCCTCACGGCGGGCACCGGAGCCGTCGCGACAGCGGTCGACGCCGCCGGGCGTTTCACCAGGGTCGATGGTTGGGGACCGCTGCTCGGTGACGAGGGCAGCGGCGGGTGGATCGGTTCCGAAGGCTTGCGGGCCGTATTGCGCGCCCACGACGGCCGCGCTCCACGCACCGCTCTGGTCGATGCGGTCGGTGAACTGTATGGCATCACCCTGGACGAGTTGCCGAAATATCTGGGGCAACAAGACAATCCAACTCTGATCGCCGCTCGCTTCGCCCCGTTCGTCGCCACGGCCGCCGCGACCGATGAGACAGCGGCCACCATCATGACGGCCGCGGGCGGTGCGCTGGCCCGGACGGTCCTCGCCGCGATCGACCGATCCGGCATCCGTCCTCCGGTGCCGTATGCGATCACCGGAGGCCTGCTGAAACTCGGCGCAGCGTTACTGGACCCCCTCGATCATTCGATAGCGCACGCGATCGATCGCCGGGCACCGCTGGGTGATCCGATCGACGGCGCGGCACTCCTGGCCCTCGACCCGACGACCGCACTCGAAGCATTGGTGGCGCGAATAGTCTGA
- a CDS encoding sodium:solute symporter: MNALNLAVIVVYLVVVAWIGLRLSGKQKSSSDYFVGEGRMPWWTVCFSVVATETSVLTVISVPGGAYTDQGFGNVELALGYIIGRTIVAIALIPLYKRGGFVSAYQYLELRFGRYLQGVASVTFVFTRLLAEGVRLFASAIPIKLLLSEFGLNIGYDVIIVALTLLTVVYTYLGGIKAVIWTDALQMGLYLTGAIIAICVLTGHVGADGWSDALHAGKFRVFDTDFDLGHVLTNSFALPTAILGGALFAMASHGSDQLIVQRILATRSLRDSQRAMIASGVFVALQFAAFSLVGALLWSYNGGKTPKELGLSSADSLYPDFILHGLPVVISGLLVAGILGAAMGSLSSALNSMANSTVADIIRSFSRTAISDESLLRLARVMTLVWAVLMALFAMGFSATTGNVYLTALTIAGYTYGALLGAFLLGRLVARANQFDAIVAFVVTVIVMTFVVRVIKIDVTVAGKVTEKGIAAQWLVPIGVLVTLAVGGLTSRFHPAPARTEPEPIEVVA; the protein is encoded by the coding sequence ATGAACGCACTCAATCTCGCCGTCATCGTCGTATACCTCGTCGTCGTCGCCTGGATCGGCCTACGCCTGTCCGGGAAGCAGAAATCCAGCAGCGACTACTTCGTTGGCGAGGGGCGAATGCCCTGGTGGACAGTGTGTTTCTCGGTTGTCGCGACCGAGACGAGCGTGCTCACGGTCATCTCCGTCCCCGGCGGCGCCTACACCGACCAGGGTTTCGGCAATGTCGAGCTGGCACTGGGCTACATCATCGGCCGCACGATCGTGGCGATCGCCTTGATCCCGCTGTACAAACGCGGCGGCTTCGTCAGCGCCTACCAGTACCTCGAGCTGCGGTTCGGCCGCTATCTGCAGGGTGTCGCTTCGGTGACATTCGTCTTCACCCGGTTGCTCGCCGAGGGCGTGCGCCTGTTCGCCTCCGCCATCCCGATCAAGCTGCTGCTCAGCGAGTTCGGCCTGAACATCGGCTACGACGTCATCATCGTCGCACTGACACTGCTGACGGTCGTGTACACCTACCTCGGCGGCATCAAGGCCGTCATCTGGACCGACGCACTGCAGATGGGCCTCTACCTCACCGGAGCCATCATCGCGATCTGCGTCCTCACCGGTCATGTCGGAGCCGACGGCTGGTCGGATGCGTTGCACGCAGGCAAGTTCCGTGTCTTCGACACCGATTTCGATCTCGGGCACGTCCTCACCAACAGCTTCGCACTGCCGACGGCGATCCTCGGCGGCGCACTCTTCGCCATGGCCTCGCACGGCTCCGACCAGTTGATCGTGCAGCGCATCCTCGCGACGAGGTCACTGCGCGACAGTCAGCGGGCGATGATCGCCTCCGGTGTCTTCGTCGCGCTGCAATTCGCGGCGTTCTCCCTGGTCGGTGCGTTGCTGTGGTCATACAACGGTGGCAAGACACCCAAAGAGCTCGGCCTGTCCAGCGCCGACAGCCTGTATCCCGACTTCATTCTGCACGGCCTGCCGGTGGTGATATCGGGGCTGCTGGTCGCCGGAATCCTCGGCGCGGCGATGGGTTCGCTGTCCTCCGCGCTGAACTCGATGGCGAATTCGACCGTCGCGGACATCATTCGCAGCTTCAGCCGCACCGCGATCTCCGATGAGTCACTGCTGCGGCTGGCGCGGGTCATGACGCTGGTGTGGGCGGTGCTGATGGCACTGTTCGCCATGGGATTCAGCGCGACGACCGGCAACGTCTACCTCACGGCGCTCACGATCGCGGGATACACCTACGGGGCGCTGCTCGGGGCCTTCTTGCTCGGTCGGCTCGTCGCGCGCGCCAACCAATTCGATGCCATCGTCGCCTTCGTCGTCACCGTGATCGTGATGACGTTCGTCGTGCGGGTCATCAAGATTGATGTCACGGTCGCGGGGAAGGTGACAGAGAAGGGCATCGCCGCTCAGTGGCTGGTGCCGATCGGCGTGCTCGTCACGTTGGCGGTCGGTGGGCTCACCAGCCGCTTCCATCCGGCACCCGCACGCACCGAGCCCGAACCGATCGAGGTGGTGGCCTGA